A region from the Nitrospirota bacterium genome encodes:
- a CDS encoding nicotinate phosphoribosyltransferase translates to MLLTDLYQLTMLQAYVEQGMEETAVFEFFSRRLPAARGFLLAAGLEQLVDYLENLRFTPAELDWVRVSGRFSRSFVDYLERLRFTGDLHAMPEGTVCFPHEPLVRVTAPLPQAQLVETRLINLLHLQTVIASKAARSVLAAGGKPLVDFGLRRAHGAEAGVFAARASYLAGFAGTATVEAGVRFGIPLYGTMAHSFVQAHRDETEAFEHFAQAQPDNLVLLLDTYDTEAAARKVVALAPSLARQGITIKGVRLDSGDLADHARKVRRILDEGGLPQVQIIASGNLEESALQRFLTAGAPIDSFAVGTIMTTSADAPYLDCAYKLMEYAGRPCRKRSEGKATWPGRKQVYRRYGADGRIAADLVTLADDPQEGEPLLRPVMSGGKRLARTSPLSELRARAAAQLTRLPEPVRRLEEGETVPVRISSALQDLVKAVDDRT, encoded by the coding sequence GTGTTATTGACGGATCTCTACCAGCTCACCATGCTCCAGGCCTACGTGGAGCAGGGAATGGAGGAGACCGCCGTCTTCGAGTTCTTCTCGCGCCGGCTGCCCGCCGCGCGCGGGTTCCTCCTGGCGGCCGGGCTCGAGCAGCTCGTGGACTATCTGGAAAACCTGCGGTTCACGCCGGCGGAATTGGACTGGGTCCGCGTCAGCGGCCGGTTCAGCCGCTCCTTTGTTGACTATCTGGAGCGGCTGCGCTTCACCGGCGACCTGCACGCGATGCCGGAGGGCACGGTCTGCTTTCCCCACGAGCCGCTCGTCCGGGTGACGGCGCCGCTCCCGCAGGCGCAACTGGTGGAGACCCGGCTGATCAACCTGCTCCACCTCCAGACCGTGATCGCCTCCAAGGCGGCCCGCTCGGTCCTGGCCGCCGGCGGCAAGCCGCTGGTGGACTTCGGGCTGCGACGGGCCCACGGGGCCGAGGCCGGCGTCTTCGCGGCCCGCGCGAGCTACCTGGCCGGCTTCGCCGGCACCGCCACCGTGGAGGCCGGGGTCCGCTTCGGGATCCCCCTGTACGGCACCATGGCCCACTCCTTCGTGCAGGCCCACAGGGACGAGACGGAGGCCTTCGAGCACTTCGCCCAGGCGCAGCCGGACAACCTCGTGCTCCTGCTGGACACCTACGACACGGAGGCGGCGGCCCGGAAGGTGGTGGCGCTGGCGCCGTCTCTGGCCCGGCAGGGCATCACGATCAAGGGCGTGCGGCTGGACAGCGGAGACCTGGCCGACCATGCCCGGAAAGTCCGGCGCATCCTGGACGAAGGCGGGCTGCCCCAGGTGCAGATCATCGCGAGCGGCAACCTGGAGGAGTCCGCCCTGCAGCGGTTCCTGACCGCCGGCGCCCCGATCGACAGCTTCGCGGTCGGCACGATCATGACCACCTCGGCCGACGCCCCTTATCTGGACTGCGCCTACAAGCTGATGGAGTACGCCGGACGGCCGTGCCGCAAACGGTCCGAGGGCAAGGCGACCTGGCCAGGCCGGAAGCAGGTCTACCGGCGGTACGGCGCCGACGGGCGCATCGCCGCCGATCTGGTGACGCTGGCGGACGATCCCCAGGAGGGGGAGCCGCTGCTGCGGCCTGTCATGTCCGGAGGAAAGCGGCTCGCCCGGACCAGCCCGCTCTCCGAGCTGCGCGCGCGGGCAGCGGCGCAGTTGACGCGCCTGCCGGAGCCGGTGCGGCGGCTGGAGGAGGGGGAAACGGTGCCGGTCCGGATTTCGTCGGCGCTCCAGGACCTGGTCAAGGCGGTGGACGATCGGACATAG
- a CDS encoding amino acid permease translates to MPRRIGAFTAGCVLVSNVVGVGIFTTTGIMARDLGNPFWILGLWLMGALLALGGALAYSELGTALPHSGGEYVFLRQAYGPLAGFLSGWTSLAIGFGAAIAAGAVSFAAYLRAIVPLAEAPETLSTALSLTWLVTGFHLSGHGASGAFQRLLTSLNVGLIAALVLLALTSERGSWEHLLARGPETPPGGTIAVSLIFVGYAYSGWNAAAYLSGELVEPGRTIPRALIGGTLAVAVLYLGLNLVYFYALPVAALGQAPVLPVAEKAAMALFGPGGATVIGGIVCLSIAGSVSAMIWAGSRLYHTMAVDGLLPGLFARLSPRSGIPLNAVLLQGVWASLLILSGTFEALVVYSGFVLTAFNALAVGAVLVLRWRRPDMARPYRVPLYPLVPVLYVGCAGAVAAYTAVERPVESGLGLVTVLAGVPLYFRLSQRSRG, encoded by the coding sequence TTGCCACGTCGCATCGGCGCCTTCACCGCCGGCTGCGTGCTGGTCAGCAACGTCGTCGGCGTCGGCATCTTTACGACGACCGGCATCATGGCCCGTGATCTGGGGAACCCGTTCTGGATCTTGGGGCTCTGGCTCATGGGCGCCCTGCTCGCGCTGGGCGGGGCGCTCGCGTACAGCGAGTTGGGCACGGCTTTGCCCCATTCGGGTGGCGAGTACGTGTTCCTCCGACAGGCCTACGGGCCGCTGGCGGGGTTTCTCAGCGGCTGGACCTCCCTCGCCATCGGATTCGGCGCCGCCATCGCGGCGGGGGCGGTGAGCTTCGCCGCCTACCTTCGCGCGATCGTGCCGCTCGCGGAGGCACCGGAGACGCTCTCGACGGCCCTCTCCCTGACCTGGCTCGTCACGGGATTTCACCTGAGCGGGCACGGGGCGAGCGGAGCCTTCCAGCGGCTCCTCACGTCCCTGAACGTCGGCCTGATCGCCGCGCTGGTCCTGCTGGCCCTGACCTCGGAGCGGGGCAGTTGGGAGCACCTCCTGGCGCGCGGCCCGGAGACGCCGCCGGGCGGCACGATCGCGGTCTCGCTCATCTTCGTCGGCTACGCCTACTCCGGGTGGAATGCCGCCGCCTATCTGTCCGGGGAACTCGTCGAGCCGGGACGCACGATTCCCCGGGCTCTCATCGGCGGAACCCTGGCGGTCGCGGTCCTGTATCTGGGGCTGAACCTGGTCTACTTCTATGCCCTGCCGGTCGCCGCCCTGGGGCAGGCGCCGGTCCTGCCGGTCGCGGAGAAGGCGGCGATGGCGCTCTTCGGACCGGGAGGCGCGACGGTGATCGGCGGCATCGTCTGTCTCTCGATCGCCGGATCGGTGAGCGCCATGATCTGGGCCGGCTCCCGCCTGTACCACACGATGGCCGTGGACGGCCTGCTGCCGGGTCTCTTCGCGCGCCTGTCCCCCCGGAGCGGAATCCCGCTCAACGCGGTGCTGCTCCAAGGCGTCTGGGCCTCCCTGCTGATCCTGTCCGGTACGTTTGAAGCGCTCGTGGTCTACAGCGGGTTCGTGCTGACGGCCTTCAACGCCCTGGCGGTGGGCGCGGTCCTGGTCCTCCGTTGGCGCAGGCCGGACATGGCGCGGCCCTACCGTGTGCCGCTCTATCCCCTCGTTCCGGTTCTCTACGTCGGCTGCGCCGGGGCCGTCGCGGCCTACACCGCGGTCGAACGGCCCGTCGAGTCAGGGCTCGGGCTCGTCACGGTTCTGGCGGGCGTGCCGCTCTATTTCCGGCTCTCCCAGCGATCGCGCGGGTAA
- a CDS encoding FmdB family zinc ribbon protein — MPMYDYKCLDCGKESLLALSLKEHESGAATCPACGSKRMEQLITSFIARTSKKS, encoded by the coding sequence ATGCCGATGTACGACTACAAGTGCCTGGACTGCGGGAAGGAGTCCCTCCTGGCTCTGTCGCTCAAAGAGCACGAGAGCGGGGCCGCGACCTGTCCCGCCTGCGGCAGCAAGCGGATGGAGCAACTGATCACCAGCTTCATTGCCAGGACGTCGAAAAAGAGCTAA
- a CDS encoding adenylyl-sulfate kinase has protein sequence MEALNTDHASPITRHPSAFAIWLTGLPASGKSAIAAALKPRLEALGRHVEVLESDELRRVLTPSATYSREERDLFYRALAVMGSRLVANRVTVIFDATANRRAYRDFARSLIPGFLEVAVECPLEVCMARDRKGTYRKGQAGDSRTVPGLQEAYEPPLAPEVRIDSLQTTPEKAADLILSVLRERGLIPAA, from the coding sequence ATGGAGGCTCTGAACACTGATCACGCATCACCCATCACCCGTCACCCTTCGGCTTTCGCGATCTGGTTGACCGGGCTGCCCGCTTCCGGGAAGAGCGCGATCGCGGCGGCGCTGAAGCCGCGGTTGGAGGCGCTGGGCCGACACGTGGAGGTCCTGGAGTCCGACGAGCTGCGCCGGGTGCTGACGCCCTCGGCAACGTACTCGCGTGAAGAGCGCGATCTCTTCTACCGGGCGCTGGCCGTCATGGGCAGCCGGCTGGTCGCAAACAGGGTGACGGTCATCTTCGACGCCACGGCCAACCGCCGAGCCTACCGGGACTTCGCCCGGAGCTTGATCCCCGGGTTTCTCGAAGTGGCGGTCGAATGTCCGCTGGAGGTCTGCATGGCGCGGGACCGGAAGGGGACCTACCGGAAGGGACAGGCGGGCGACTCGCGCACGGTCCCGGGGCTGCAGGAGGCCTACGAGCCGCCGCTGGCGCCGGAAGTCCGCATTGACAGCTTACAGACGACGCCCGAGAAGGCAGCCGACCTGATCCTCTCCGTCCTGCGGGAGCGGGGCTTGATCCCTGCAGCGTAG
- a CDS encoding ATP-binding protein encodes MDEKLKLPAAALAPTVQAERLGFKDTGELPPLEEPIGQERAVQALEFGLRMPSPGFNLYVSGPVGSGKWTLAKDMVKRVARTGAAPRDWCYVNNFQDPSRPRSLSFPAAQGCAFKKALAALIEGLRHDIPKLFESTTYLEAKAKIIEDTDSRKKALFKELSDLGRARGFGFEETPMGFGLVPLRAGRPVTDEEATTLSEAERREIEQRRKAMESEIREFRVRIHTLDHEAEERLREMDRQVVRNALIGPFETLRRAYEGLPAVLEHLDRMHDDIVQNYKDFLPQEGPILPIPGLSHAGRQQDLVRYQVNLIVEHEPGEGAPVVDESHPTYANLIGKIERKSHLGVVYTDFTEIKAGAILQANGGYLILSALDLLRQPFAWEALKRVIKTREVKIEDPGEFFGFSTIGLRPEPVPVDLKVIMVGPPILYHLLQAYEEDFQKIFKVKADFDLDVVRDEEQDRLYGRFVAKLCREEGLPHFEAGAVAELIRQGLRLAERHDRLSLRLSLLADVIREAAFWARQAGRSLVSRADVETAAAKRRHRANLPEQWVQEEIKEGTLLVDVAGAVVGQVNGLSVHLLGDYAFGRPTRITARTFVGTKGVIDIQREAKLAGHVHSKGVMTLAGYLAGKFAGAHPFALNATLTFEQTYSEVEGDSAAVAELAAVLSSLAGVPVRQNLAITGSVNQLGEVQPIGGVNEKIEGFFESCLRRGLTGEQGVIIPARNTKHLALRREVVEAVEAGRFSVYAVSSVEEALELLTGLPAGERGSDGRYPDGTLYGKVAGRLAEMAEIVTASGEGRHEDRET; translated from the coding sequence ATGGACGAAAAGCTCAAGCTGCCCGCCGCCGCCCTGGCCCCGACCGTCCAGGCCGAGCGGCTGGGATTCAAGGACACGGGCGAGCTGCCCCCGCTGGAAGAACCGATCGGCCAGGAGCGGGCCGTCCAGGCGCTGGAGTTCGGGCTGCGCATGCCGAGCCCCGGCTTCAACCTGTACGTCTCCGGCCCGGTGGGGTCGGGCAAGTGGACCCTCGCCAAGGACATGGTCAAGCGCGTCGCCCGCACGGGAGCCGCGCCACGGGATTGGTGTTACGTCAACAATTTCCAGGATCCGTCCCGCCCGCGCAGCCTGTCCTTCCCCGCCGCGCAGGGGTGCGCCTTCAAAAAGGCGCTCGCGGCGCTGATCGAGGGGCTCCGCCACGACATCCCCAAGCTCTTCGAGAGCACGACCTACCTGGAGGCCAAGGCCAAGATCATCGAAGACACCGATTCCCGCAAGAAGGCCCTGTTCAAGGAGCTGTCCGACCTGGGGCGGGCCAGGGGGTTCGGGTTTGAAGAGACCCCGATGGGCTTCGGGCTCGTGCCCCTGCGCGCGGGGCGCCCCGTCACGGACGAAGAGGCGACGACCCTTTCGGAGGCGGAACGGCGCGAGATCGAGCAGCGCCGCAAGGCGATGGAGAGCGAGATCCGGGAATTCCGCGTGCGCATCCACACCCTGGACCATGAGGCGGAGGAGCGGCTGCGCGAGATGGATCGCCAGGTGGTCAGGAACGCCCTGATCGGCCCGTTCGAGACGTTGCGCCGCGCCTACGAAGGGCTGCCCGCGGTCCTGGAGCATCTCGATCGGATGCATGACGACATCGTGCAAAACTACAAGGATTTCCTCCCGCAGGAGGGGCCGATCCTGCCGATTCCCGGCCTGTCCCATGCCGGCCGCCAGCAGGATCTCGTGCGGTACCAGGTGAACCTGATCGTCGAGCACGAGCCGGGCGAAGGGGCGCCGGTCGTGGACGAATCGCACCCCACCTACGCGAACCTGATCGGGAAGATCGAGCGCAAGTCCCATTTGGGCGTGGTCTATACGGACTTCACCGAGATCAAGGCCGGAGCGATCCTGCAGGCCAACGGCGGCTACCTGATTTTGAGCGCCCTGGACCTCCTGCGGCAGCCCTTCGCCTGGGAGGCGCTCAAGCGGGTGATCAAGACGCGGGAGGTCAAGATCGAGGACCCAGGCGAGTTCTTCGGCTTCTCGACGATCGGCCTCCGGCCCGAGCCGGTGCCGGTGGACCTGAAGGTCATCATGGTCGGCCCGCCGATCCTCTACCACCTGCTCCAGGCCTACGAGGAGGACTTCCAGAAGATTTTCAAGGTGAAGGCGGACTTCGATCTGGACGTCGTGCGGGACGAGGAGCAGGACCGCCTCTACGGCCGGTTCGTCGCCAAGCTCTGCCGCGAGGAAGGGCTGCCCCACTTCGAGGCCGGGGCCGTCGCCGAGTTGATCCGTCAGGGGCTGCGGCTGGCCGAGCGGCACGACCGTCTGTCTCTGCGCCTGAGCCTGCTGGCCGACGTGATCCGCGAGGCGGCCTTCTGGGCGCGCCAGGCAGGCCGGTCGCTCGTGTCGCGGGCCGACGTGGAAACCGCCGCGGCCAAGCGGCGGCACCGGGCGAACCTGCCGGAGCAGTGGGTCCAGGAGGAGATCAAGGAGGGCACGTTGCTCGTGGACGTGGCCGGGGCGGTCGTCGGACAGGTGAACGGGCTCTCGGTGCACCTGCTCGGGGACTACGCCTTCGGCCGCCCTACCCGCATCACCGCCCGGACCTTCGTCGGCACCAAAGGCGTGATCGACATCCAGCGCGAGGCGAAGCTGGCCGGTCACGTGCACAGCAAGGGGGTCATGACCCTGGCCGGGTACCTGGCCGGCAAGTTCGCCGGCGCGCACCCCTTCGCGCTCAACGCGACGCTGACCTTCGAGCAGACCTATTCCGAGGTGGAGGGGGACAGCGCGGCCGTGGCGGAACTGGCCGCGGTTCTGTCCAGCCTGGCCGGGGTGCCCGTCCGGCAGAACCTGGCCATCACCGGCTCGGTCAACCAGCTCGGAGAGGTGCAGCCGATCGGCGGAGTGAACGAGAAGATCGAAGGCTTCTTCGAGTCCTGCCTGAGGCGGGGGCTGACGGGCGAGCAGGGGGTGATCATCCCCGCGCGCAACACCAAGCACCTGGCCCTGCGGCGGGAAGTCGTGGAGGCCGTGGAGGCCGGCCGCTTCAGCGTGTACGCCGTCTCCTCGGTCGAGGAGGCGCTGGAACTGCTGACCGGCCTGCCGGCCGGCGAGCGCGGGTCCGACGGCCGGTATCCGGACGGCACGCTCTACGGCAAGGTCGCCGGGCGTCTCGCCGAGATGGCCGAGATTGTCACGGCCTCGGGGGAAGGAAGGCACGAGGATCGTGAGACGTGA
- a CDS encoding adenosine-specific kinase yields MALTLISVPVRKPDSVSIILGQAHFIKTVEDLHEALAGSVPGITFGLAFCESSGPCLVRWSGTDHELIELARSNLQAVGAGHSFLVCLRNCFPINVLPAIRQVPEVCTIYCATANQVEVIVAETGQGRGILGVVDGSPPKGVEQEADIRDRKAQVRMFGYKL; encoded by the coding sequence GTGGCGCTCACCCTCATCTCCGTCCCGGTCCGGAAACCCGATTCCGTCAGCATCATCCTCGGTCAGGCCCACTTCATCAAAACGGTGGAGGACCTCCACGAAGCCCTGGCCGGCTCCGTGCCGGGGATCACCTTCGGCCTGGCCTTCTGTGAATCCTCGGGCCCCTGTCTCGTGCGGTGGAGCGGGACCGATCACGAGTTGATCGAGCTGGCGCGGAGCAATCTCCAGGCGGTCGGCGCCGGCCATAGCTTCCTGGTCTGCCTGCGAAACTGTTTTCCGATCAACGTCCTGCCGGCGATCCGGCAGGTCCCCGAAGTCTGCACGATCTATTGCGCCACGGCCAACCAAGTCGAGGTGATCGTCGCGGAGACGGGGCAGGGACGGGGCATCCTGGGCGTGGTGGACGGGAGCCCGCCCAAGGGCGTCGAGCAGGAGGCGGACATCCGGGATCGCAAAGCGCAGGTGCGGATGTTCGGATACAAACTCTAA
- a CDS encoding protein-L-isoaspartate(D-aspartate) O-methyltransferase has protein sequence MPHRCSITIVWTACAIGAMIGCGEASQRESFTADPSRQRERNDMVEEQLVARGVRDRAVLAAMRRVPRHRFVPDMYAPFAYGDGALPIGHDQSISQPYLVARMTEALALRGKERVLEVGTGSGYQAAVLAEIAAQVYTIEILAPLADRAAKRLAELGYANVQVRAGDGYLGWPEAAPFDAILVTAAADHVPEPLLRQLAPGGRLILPLGRFFQRLVLYRRTQEGYERTELDYVRFVPLIRQEPRPGAEGGGAP, from the coding sequence ATGCCGCATCGGTGCTCCATCACGATCGTCTGGACCGCCTGCGCCATCGGTGCGATGATCGGGTGCGGGGAGGCTTCCCAGCGGGAATCCTTCACCGCCGATCCCTCACGCCAGCGGGAACGGAACGACATGGTCGAGGAGCAGCTCGTTGCGCGCGGAGTGAGAGATCGGGCCGTGCTGGCCGCCATGCGGCGCGTCCCGCGCCATCGTTTCGTGCCCGACATGTACGCCCCGTTCGCCTACGGTGACGGGGCCCTGCCGATCGGCCACGACCAGAGCATCTCGCAACCCTATCTCGTCGCCCGCATGACCGAAGCCCTCGCCCTGCGGGGCAAGGAGAGAGTCCTGGAGGTGGGCACCGGTTCCGGCTATCAGGCGGCCGTGCTCGCGGAGATCGCGGCGCAGGTCTACACGATCGAGATTCTCGCGCCCCTGGCGGACCGGGCCGCCAAGAGGCTCGCGGAGCTCGGTTACGCCAACGTGCAGGTGCGCGCGGGCGACGGCTATCTCGGCTGGCCGGAGGCGGCCCCCTTCGACGCGATTCTCGTCACCGCCGCGGCCGACCATGTTCCCGAGCCGTTGCTGCGGCAACTGGCCCCCGGCGGCCGGCTCATCCTTCCGCTCGGCCGGTTCTTCCAGCGCCTGGTGCTGTACCGGCGGACCCAGGAGGGATACGAGCGTACGGAGCTGGATTACGTCCGCTTCGTGCCTCTGATCCGCCAGGAGCCGCGGCCCGGGGCGGAAGGCGGCGGAGCGCCGTGA
- a CDS encoding phosphotransferase has product MLTLKRQKVEAYLRSQFGQKAELLTFGPIGKETSGTALKGFGYGAPIRLTFRLGRKVHRAVLETMSPGPFGHEHPADRAQAILWDYDSYGRLPRHVPALDVGAFARDGSLFSVAPAREFFVLTEWADGAGYHKDLERMAGTGRLTQLDRARTAALARYLVQIHRVKKRHPDLYRRRLRELIGHGECIMGLTDSYPPRFGFITPDLLREIEEACNRWRWRLRARTERLSQVHGDFHPWNVLFRDRCGTDFRVLDRSRGEWGEPADDVTSMSINYLFFSLRRWGRLQGPFETLFRTFWDRYMDESGDRGVLETAAPFFAFRGLVIASPLWYPDLSLAVRRAIFNFVRNVLDAERFEPEEVNRYCE; this is encoded by the coding sequence ATGCTGACCCTGAAGCGACAGAAGGTCGAAGCGTATCTGCGGAGCCAGTTCGGCCAGAAGGCGGAGCTGCTGACCTTCGGCCCGATCGGAAAGGAGACCTCCGGGACGGCGCTGAAAGGCTTCGGCTACGGAGCCCCGATTCGCCTGACGTTCCGACTCGGGCGGAAGGTCCATCGGGCCGTGCTGGAGACGATGAGCCCCGGGCCGTTCGGCCACGAGCATCCGGCCGACCGGGCCCAGGCGATCCTGTGGGACTACGACTCGTACGGGCGCCTGCCGCGCCACGTGCCCGCGCTGGACGTGGGGGCGTTTGCGCGCGACGGCTCGCTCTTCTCGGTCGCCCCGGCCCGCGAGTTCTTCGTCCTGACCGAGTGGGCCGACGGCGCCGGCTACCACAAGGACCTGGAGCGGATGGCTGGAACCGGCCGCCTCACGCAGCTGGACCGGGCGCGGACCGCCGCCCTCGCCCGTTACCTCGTCCAGATTCACCGGGTGAAGAAGCGGCACCCGGACCTGTACCGGCGGCGGCTGCGCGAGCTGATCGGCCACGGGGAATGTATCATGGGCCTGACCGACAGCTATCCCCCGCGCTTCGGCTTCATCACGCCGGATCTCCTGCGCGAGATCGAGGAGGCCTGCAACCGCTGGCGGTGGCGCCTGCGCGCCAGGACGGAGCGGCTGTCTCAGGTTCACGGCGACTTCCACCCGTGGAACGTCCTGTTCCGCGATCGTTGCGGAACGGACTTCCGCGTGCTGGACCGGTCCCGCGGCGAATGGGGCGAGCCGGCCGACGACGTGACCTCGATGTCCATCAATTACCTGTTCTTCTCCCTGCGCCGCTGGGGCAGGCTGCAGGGCCCCTTCGAAACGCTGTTCCGGACGTTCTGGGACCGCTACATGGACGAGAGCGGCGACCGTGGGGTGTTGGAGACGGCAGCGCCGTTCTTCGCGTTCCGCGGGCTCGTCATCGCGAGCCCGCTCTGGTATCCGGACCTGTCGCTCGCCGTCCGCCGGGCCATCTTCAACTTCGTCCGGAACGTGCTGGACGCGGAGCGGTTCGAGCCGGAAGAAGTGAACCGGTATTGCGAGTGA
- a CDS encoding protein-glutamate O-methyltransferase CheR has protein sequence MKDAACVAFLQWALPRLHLRWPGFRKVRRQVCKRVARRLDDLGLPDVSAYPSYLETHPDEWPVLDELCWISISRFYRDRGVHTFLERAVLPELAQLAGASGERALRCWSAGCASGEEPYTLAILWRLALAPRFPDVTVQVLATDVDQRALDRAERGWYPASSLKELPASWLDQAFVRVAGGFSLRDELRKAVTFVRQDLRKEAPEGPFHLILCRNLAFTYFDLEVQRAVLDRILSRLAPGGALVIGSLESLPEVGEALEPWSARCGVFRKSR, from the coding sequence ATGAAGGACGCGGCCTGCGTCGCCTTTCTGCAGTGGGCGCTGCCGCGGCTGCATCTGCGCTGGCCCGGCTTTCGCAAGGTGCGCCGGCAGGTCTGCAAGCGCGTCGCCCGCCGTCTCGACGACCTCGGGCTCCCCGACGTGTCCGCCTATCCGTCCTATCTGGAGACCCATCCGGACGAATGGCCGGTTTTGGACGAACTGTGCTGGATCTCCATTTCCCGGTTTTATCGGGACAGGGGAGTCCATACATTTCTGGAGCGGGCGGTGCTCCCGGAGCTCGCGCAGCTCGCCGGCGCCAGCGGTGAACGGGCGCTGCGATGCTGGTCGGCCGGCTGCGCGTCCGGGGAAGAGCCCTATACGCTGGCCATCCTCTGGCGCCTAGCTCTGGCCCCGCGGTTCCCCGACGTGACCGTGCAGGTGCTGGCGACCGACGTTGATCAACGGGCCCTGGATCGGGCGGAGCGGGGCTGGTATCCGGCGAGCAGCCTCAAGGAGCTTCCGGCGTCATGGCTGGATCAGGCCTTCGTCCGCGTTGCCGGAGGATTCTCTCTGCGAGATGAGCTCCGCAAGGCGGTGACGTTCGTGCGGCAGGATCTCCGCAAGGAGGCGCCGGAAGGCCCGTTTCACCTGATCCTGTGCCGGAACCTTGCCTTCACCTATTTCGACCTGGAGGTACAGCGCGCGGTCCTGGACAGGATCCTGAGCCGGTTGGCTCCGGGCGGAGCCTTGGTGATCGGGAGCCTTGAATCCCTGCCGGAAGTCGGCGAAGCCCTGGAGCCGTGGTCCGCGCGCTGCGGCGTGTTCCGCAAATCCCGATGA
- a CDS encoding ACT domain-containing protein: MAGTVHAAQYFKMKVPDKPGVCARTLQALRDEGVNLLAFSGFPKGRGAQLDFVVTDAASFKAAAKRAKVKVKGPKTCFVAQGDDRPGAVADVIGRLADAKINITALDAVCGGEGRFGALFWVRPGDVKKASKILGAV, encoded by the coding sequence ATGGCTGGCACCGTTCACGCCGCGCAATATTTCAAGATGAAGGTTCCCGACAAGCCCGGCGTCTGCGCGCGCACGCTCCAGGCGCTGCGCGACGAGGGGGTCAATCTCCTGGCCTTTTCCGGCTTCCCCAAGGGCCGTGGGGCCCAGCTCGACTTCGTCGTGACCGATGCGGCCTCCTTCAAGGCCGCGGCCAAGCGCGCCAAGGTCAAGGTGAAGGGCCCCAAGACCTGCTTCGTCGCCCAGGGCGACGACCGGCCCGGGGCCGTCGCCGACGTGATCGGGCGGCTGGCCGACGCCAAGATCAACATCACCGCGCTGGACGCCGTGTGCGGCGGGGAGGGCCGCTTCGGGGCCCTGTTCTGGGTCAGGCCCGGCGACGTGAAGAAGGCCTCCAAGATACTGGGCGCCGTCTGA
- a CDS encoding HPF/RaiA family ribosome-associated protein has protein sequence MELRVDSRNVAMAPRWKTEIERRMADLQEGHDDLIHGRVTLTKNRHHKKAQLVAEAVVVVTLPGRHTITARKEDKTFEEAIRAAFASVEIELRKYREKRASKEVRVPPVPLRGVVCKLFPREGYGFILQEGGGEVYFHRNAVHGLVFEELEDGTEVAFNVEAGEKGPQATTVNPPPVIG, from the coding sequence ATGGAGCTGCGTGTTGACAGTCGCAATGTGGCGATGGCGCCCCGGTGGAAAACCGAGATCGAGCGGCGCATGGCCGATCTGCAGGAGGGCCACGACGACTTGATCCACGGGCGGGTGACGCTGACCAAGAACCGCCATCACAAGAAGGCCCAGCTCGTCGCCGAGGCGGTGGTCGTGGTGACGCTGCCGGGCCGGCACACGATCACGGCCCGGAAGGAGGACAAGACCTTCGAGGAAGCCATTCGGGCCGCCTTCGCCTCCGTGGAAATCGAGCTGCGGAAATACCGGGAGAAGCGGGCCTCCAAGGAGGTGCGGGTGCCGCCGGTTCCGCTGCGCGGCGTCGTGTGCAAGCTGTTTCCCCGCGAAGGCTACGGCTTCATCCTTCAGGAGGGCGGGGGCGAGGTCTACTTTCACCGGAACGCGGTTCACGGCCTGGTCTTCGAGGAGCTCGAGGATGGGACGGAAGTGGCGTTCAACGTGGAAGCGGGCGAGAAGGGCCCGCAGGCCACGACCGTCAATCCGCCGCCGGTGATCGGGTGA